Proteins encoded together in one Salarias fasciatus chromosome 17, fSalaFa1.1, whole genome shotgun sequence window:
- the ndufa5 gene encoding NADH dehydrogenase [ubiquinone] 1 alpha subcomplex subunit 5, whose product MAGLLKKTTGLVGLAVSQNPHERLRILYTKILATLQTMPQDAAYRKYTEQLVNERFHHVTTEPSVEKLEKKINCGQIEEVIFQAECELSLSRKMSEWKPWEPLVEEPPANQWKWPI is encoded by the exons ATGGCGGGGCTGCTAAAGAAG ACAACCGGGCTGGTGGGCCTGGCTGTGTCCCAGAACCCTCACGAG CGTCTGAGGATCCTCTACACTAAGATCCTGGCCACGCTGCAGACCATGCCTCAGGACGCCGCCTACAGGAAGTACACAGAGCAGCTGGTCAACGAGCGCTTCCACCACGTCACCACG GAACCCAGCGTGGAGAAACTGGAGAAGAAGATCAACTGTGGACAGATCGAGGAGGTCATCTTCCAG gcggAGTGTGAGCTGTCTCTGTCCAGGAAGATGTCAGAGTGGAAGCCGTGGGAGCCGCTGGTGGAGGAGCCTCCAGCCAACCAGTGGAAGTGGCCCATCTGA